In Polynucleobacter sp. es-EL-1, the following are encoded in one genomic region:
- a CDS encoding NAD kinase: protein MLSPSQNSIKKAFSRVALVGKYQADGMQERLNDLASFLSKQGCEVFLESATAVNLGLTSFPSKKVEEFAGTIDLAVVLGGDGTMLGIGRQLAGSNVPLVGINMGRLGYMTDIPIQNVETVLPQIIAGEYEADTRTLLDAVVLRGSQEINRALALNDVVVNRSGISGMVELAVRVNGSFMYNQRSDGLIVSTPTGSTAYALSAGGPILHPRVAGILLAPIAPHSLSNRPIVLPQDIVVSIEVVDGREVIVNFDMQSQTDLQSGDKIEVRQSTKTITLLHPRSHSDYKTLREKLHWNEYPSTF, encoded by the coding sequence ATGTTAAGCCCATCCCAAAATTCCATCAAAAAGGCATTTAGCCGGGTTGCCCTCGTCGGTAAATACCAGGCAGATGGAATGCAAGAACGCCTAAATGATCTTGCCTCCTTCCTTTCCAAGCAGGGTTGTGAGGTATTTCTGGAGTCAGCCACTGCAGTCAACCTCGGTCTCACCAGCTTTCCAAGCAAAAAAGTAGAAGAATTTGCAGGCACCATTGATCTGGCGGTTGTTTTAGGGGGTGATGGCACCATGCTCGGTATTGGTCGTCAGTTAGCTGGTAGTAATGTCCCTTTGGTAGGAATCAATATGGGGCGTTTGGGTTATATGACTGATATTCCCATTCAAAACGTGGAAACTGTTCTGCCTCAAATTATTGCAGGCGAATACGAAGCTGATACCCGCACCCTTCTAGATGCCGTTGTGCTGCGAGGCAGTCAAGAAATCAACCGTGCTTTAGCGCTAAACGATGTGGTAGTGAACCGCTCTGGAATTTCTGGCATGGTTGAACTTGCAGTGCGTGTGAATGGCTCTTTTATGTATAACCAACGCTCGGATGGATTGATCGTCTCAACTCCGACTGGTTCGACTGCATATGCACTGTCAGCTGGCGGACCAATTCTGCACCCACGGGTTGCGGGAATTTTATTGGCACCGATCGCGCCACACTCCTTATCTAATCGCCCGATTGTTTTACCGCAAGACATTGTGGTGAGCATTGAAGTGGTCGATGGCAGAGAAGTTATTGTCAATTTTGATATGCAATCTCAAACTGATTTACAAAGTGGTGACAAGATTGAAGTTCGTCAGTCCACCAAAACTATCACCCTGCTCCACCCTCGCAGTCATAGTGACTACAAGACTTTGCGAGAAAAGTTACATTGGAATGAGTATCCATCGACATTCTGA
- the hemH gene encoding ferrochelatase → MNQNPHLRPSKTAVLLLNLGTPSAPTAKAVRAYLKEFLSDPRVVEIPRVIWWFILNGIILPIRSGASAKKYASIWLPKLGSPLMHYSRLQAKELGEKFANHGEVVLVDLAMRYGEPSTQQALEALQKQGMERLLLLPLYPQYSATTSASSFDEVFRVLGTWRNQPELRLVKHYHDNPAYISALRDQVLSAWDKDGRPDFAKGDRLVMSFHGLPKRNLMKGDPYHCECLKTGRLLGESLGLEPGQYLVTFQSRFGKAEWLKPYTAPTIEQLGKEGCQRVDIFCPGFPADCLETLEEIAMEAREIFLEHGGKDYRYIPCLNSNPKWMDALYEIAQAHLSGWSLGQESEEELAQRDRRAELAKSKIA, encoded by the coding sequence TTGAACCAAAATCCCCATTTACGCCCTTCAAAGACGGCAGTTTTATTACTGAATCTTGGAACGCCTTCGGCACCAACCGCAAAAGCAGTGAGAGCTTATCTCAAAGAATTTTTATCCGATCCACGCGTGGTAGAAATTCCGCGCGTGATTTGGTGGTTCATCCTGAATGGCATTATTTTGCCGATCCGCAGCGGTGCATCGGCGAAAAAATATGCCTCAATCTGGTTGCCAAAGTTAGGCTCGCCATTGATGCATTACTCACGCCTTCAAGCAAAAGAGTTGGGCGAGAAATTTGCTAATCACGGCGAAGTGGTGTTGGTCGATTTAGCCATGCGTTATGGTGAACCCTCCACTCAGCAAGCCCTTGAGGCTCTCCAGAAGCAAGGTATGGAGCGTCTCTTGTTGTTGCCCTTGTACCCACAATATTCTGCAACGACTAGCGCATCGAGTTTTGATGAAGTGTTTCGGGTGCTGGGTACTTGGCGCAACCAACCGGAACTGCGTTTAGTAAAGCACTATCACGATAACCCTGCTTATATCTCCGCTTTACGCGACCAGGTACTTAGTGCGTGGGATAAAGATGGGCGCCCCGATTTTGCGAAGGGCGATCGTTTGGTGATGTCATTTCATGGCTTGCCTAAGCGCAATCTCATGAAGGGTGACCCTTATCATTGTGAGTGCCTAAAAACAGGTCGTCTGCTGGGTGAGTCCTTAGGTTTGGAGCCCGGGCAGTATTTGGTAACTTTTCAGTCGCGTTTTGGTAAGGCGGAGTGGCTCAAGCCCTATACAGCTCCTACCATTGAACAGCTGGGCAAAGAAGGTTGTCAGCGAGTGGATATTTTTTGCCCAGGCTTTCCCGCAGATTGCTTGGAGACTTTGGAAGAAATTGCCATGGAGGCACGTGAGATCTTCTTAGAGCATGGCGGAAAAGATTACCGCTATATTCCTTGTTTAAATAGCAACCCAAAGTGGATGGATGCTCTCTATGAAATTGCCCAAGCGCACTTGTCTGGCTGGTCTTTGGGTCAAGAGTCGGAAGAGGAGTTAGCGCAGCGCGATCGCCGTGCTGAACTGGCTAAATCAAAAATTGCTTAA
- the recN gene encoding DNA repair protein RecN, whose amino-acid sequence MLQTLSLRDFVIVDQLELDFSSGFTVLTGETGAGKSILLDALGLVLGERADGSQIREGSNRAEISALFRISADQVEHFNSWLDEQGFPSEDSGQSLLLKRTIESNGRSRAFINGSVATVSQLREAGDQLVDIHGQHAHQLLLKSGAQRELLDRHANHIDLVNDVSQSFKKLNDSRRLLAQAENAGQDVERERERLEWQLEELTELAPQEGEWASIQSEHARLANGAKIISGCQETIDVLSDADNSVESILSKTCTNMGTLAEHDSALSDISQALESAQIQIDEAVHSLNRYLQKLDLDPARLSELEERMQALHSAARKYRTEADDLPKLLNETTDRLDALTASQNIDALRDKVKAEETAYLKLAKQLTQKRNKAALDLGKQVTSAMQDLSMAGGQLEIALSPLSEGGAHGLEQVEFLVAGHAGSTPRPLAKVASGGELARISLAISVITSQASFTPTLIFDEVDAGIGGAVAETVGKLLRQLGQSHQILCVTHLPQVAAQGNHHLKVSKSQSGDKTLSQVTPLGRSERVEEVARMLGGATITDTTRRHARELLEQN is encoded by the coding sequence ATGCTGCAAACCCTCTCGCTCCGTGACTTTGTCATCGTTGATCAACTAGAGCTTGATTTTTCCTCCGGCTTTACAGTGCTCACCGGTGAAACGGGTGCAGGCAAATCGATTCTTCTAGATGCTCTCGGCCTGGTATTAGGAGAACGCGCTGACGGCAGTCAAATTCGTGAAGGCAGCAATCGCGCTGAAATCAGCGCTCTGTTTCGCATTTCAGCAGACCAAGTAGAGCACTTTAATAGCTGGTTAGATGAGCAAGGCTTTCCTAGTGAGGACAGCGGTCAGAGCTTACTCCTCAAAAGAACAATTGAGAGCAACGGCCGAAGTCGCGCATTTATTAACGGTAGCGTTGCAACCGTCAGCCAGCTGCGTGAAGCTGGCGATCAACTAGTCGACATTCATGGGCAACATGCACATCAACTACTTCTGAAAAGCGGAGCGCAGAGAGAATTACTTGACCGCCATGCCAATCATATAGACTTGGTTAATGATGTCTCCCAGTCATTTAAAAAATTAAATGACTCTCGTCGACTATTAGCGCAAGCTGAAAATGCCGGCCAAGATGTTGAGCGTGAACGAGAGCGCTTAGAGTGGCAACTGGAAGAGCTCACTGAACTTGCTCCGCAAGAGGGTGAATGGGCCAGCATTCAAAGTGAACATGCACGTCTTGCTAATGGCGCAAAGATTATCAGTGGCTGCCAAGAAACAATTGATGTCTTAAGTGATGCAGATAATTCTGTTGAATCAATCCTTTCTAAAACATGTACCAACATGGGCACACTCGCAGAACATGATTCTGCACTCAGTGATATCAGTCAGGCACTGGAGTCTGCTCAGATTCAGATTGATGAGGCAGTCCATAGCCTCAATCGCTACCTACAAAAACTGGATTTAGATCCTGCACGCTTGAGCGAGCTTGAAGAGCGGATGCAAGCACTTCATAGCGCCGCAAGAAAATATCGCACTGAGGCGGATGATCTTCCCAAGTTATTGAATGAAACTACAGATCGCCTAGACGCTCTAACAGCTTCTCAGAATATTGATGCCCTGCGTGACAAAGTAAAAGCAGAAGAAACTGCTTACCTCAAGCTTGCAAAGCAGCTCACACAAAAGCGCAACAAGGCAGCCTTAGATTTAGGAAAGCAAGTGACCAGCGCTATGCAGGATTTATCCATGGCAGGCGGTCAGTTGGAGATTGCATTAAGCCCCTTATCTGAGGGTGGCGCTCATGGTCTAGAACAGGTGGAATTCTTAGTGGCAGGTCATGCCGGTAGTACGCCTCGCCCCTTAGCGAAAGTTGCTTCCGGCGGAGAACTCGCCCGTATTAGCTTGGCAATTAGCGTGATCACGAGCCAAGCATCCTTTACTCCTACACTGATATTTGATGAAGTGGATGCTGGCATTGGTGGTGCTGTAGCCGAGACGGTTGGCAAGCTGTTACGACAACTTGGACAGTCACATCAAATTCTATGTGTGACCCACTTGCCACAAGTGGCTGCTCAAGGCAATCACCACTTAAAAGTAAGCAAATCACAATCTGGAGATAAAACCTTGTCTCAAGTTACCCCACTGGGCAGATCTGAGCGAGTTGAAGAGGTAGCTCGCATGTTAGGTGGCGCAACCATTACTGATACTACTCGTCGCCATGCACGAGAGCTACTTGAGCAAAACTAA
- the glnE gene encoding bifunctional [glutamate--ammonia ligase]-adenylyl-L-tyrosine phosphorylase/[glutamate--ammonia-ligase] adenylyltransferase — MRDFSGQIDFLKQHSTYAQRWLNARPDWEDWLKQKGAQNIDIDGILELLSPCQAAILAKGQDEAQFMADLRLARQRLMLWVAFRDLNGMASLQEVTHALSHFAQEALALSISYIREDLQQRFGLPWSAVTDQEMPLMVVGMGKLGGLELNLSSDIDLIFLYEHEGETKGAPKSLSYHEWFTRMGKRLIRLLAEHDANGFVFRVDMRLRPNGDSGPLVCSLDMLEEYLLVQGREWERYAWIKGRLIAPLPSSPAYKHCEKELDQLIRPFVYRRHLDYGVIASIRELHAQIQHEAEKRSSNHHGRSKDIKLGRGGIREIEFLAQMFQLMRGGTDPRFRIRPTLEVLELIKQQGILPAQDIESLQNAYVFLRRLEHRIQIWEDQQTHYLPEDDAARTRLGMSMGNLEYAPEQSAFISELERHQTAVAQLFGKAFSLDDSARLDNASLPAGWEPDSKIFPESAERWSAWESSPKQKQLPDKSRLIFNNLICKAADILQADCLTSSNVDTTLLRFFDLLEAIARRSAYLSILSEYPQALVNVLALLRDSQWGAEYLTRHPHLLDYLLNSRTEKALIEDPEQYWHEVKKTLDMRLDDVMRDGDGSEQAMDILRITHHTETFITLLADLGIGVDQALTVEKVSDHLSALADLMLQTTFERVWPSVAKKFDVSESVAPPFAVISYGKLGGKELGYASDLDLVFLYQAEEADYAAQEVYALLAKRMINWLTAYTSAGSLFEIDTRLRPNGSAGFLVTNADAFKKYQMREGDNAAWVWEHQALTRARFSSGNQVVGVFFDAVRCEVLSQKRDIDQLRSEILEMRRKVHAGHPNPSASFDLKHDAGGMVDIEFIVQFLVLAYSHEHPQLIGNLGNIALLRIAQELGLISAQSALQVGDAYRLLRARQHRLRLDGAEKTRVNLDAEIQLLEARQSVLKLWQEIFHAPSNVPEAI; from the coding sequence ATGAGAGACTTTTCTGGCCAAATTGATTTTTTAAAGCAGCACTCGACTTATGCGCAGCGCTGGCTGAATGCTCGCCCAGATTGGGAGGATTGGCTCAAGCAAAAGGGCGCTCAAAATATCGATATTGATGGGATTTTGGAGCTTCTGAGCCCATGTCAGGCTGCTATTCTTGCCAAAGGTCAGGATGAGGCTCAATTTATGGCAGATCTACGGCTAGCCAGGCAGCGTTTGATGCTGTGGGTTGCCTTCCGCGACCTCAATGGTATGGCTAGCCTCCAAGAAGTAACCCATGCTTTGAGCCATTTTGCTCAAGAGGCGCTTGCTTTATCCATCTCCTATATTCGAGAGGATTTGCAGCAGCGCTTTGGCTTGCCATGGAGCGCGGTCACCGATCAGGAGATGCCCCTGATGGTAGTGGGCATGGGTAAGCTAGGCGGACTAGAGCTGAACCTTTCCTCCGATATTGACCTCATTTTCTTGTATGAGCATGAGGGCGAGACCAAAGGGGCGCCTAAAAGCTTGTCCTATCACGAGTGGTTTACGCGTATGGGTAAGCGTCTAATCCGCTTATTAGCCGAGCACGATGCGAATGGTTTTGTATTTCGGGTAGATATGCGCTTGCGCCCAAATGGCGACTCGGGACCGCTAGTTTGCAGTTTAGACATGCTTGAAGAGTATCTCTTAGTACAGGGTAGGGAGTGGGAGCGTTACGCTTGGATAAAAGGAAGATTAATTGCACCTTTACCCAGTTCTCCCGCCTATAAGCATTGTGAAAAAGAACTGGACCAACTGATTCGACCATTTGTCTATCGGCGTCATTTGGACTACGGCGTTATTGCCTCTATTCGTGAGCTACACGCACAAATTCAACATGAAGCAGAAAAGCGTTCATCTAATCATCATGGTCGCTCCAAAGACATCAAGTTAGGCCGTGGCGGTATTCGAGAGATTGAATTCTTGGCACAGATGTTTCAGTTAATGCGAGGTGGTACGGATCCGCGCTTTCGGATTCGCCCAACATTGGAGGTGTTGGAGCTAATTAAGCAGCAAGGTATTTTGCCTGCCCAAGATATTGAGTCTTTACAAAATGCTTATGTTTTCTTGCGTCGCTTAGAGCATCGCATTCAGATTTGGGAAGATCAGCAAACGCATTACTTGCCTGAAGATGATGCAGCGCGAACCCGTTTAGGTATGAGCATGGGCAATCTTGAGTATGCACCTGAGCAAAGTGCATTTATTAGTGAGCTCGAAAGACATCAGACGGCAGTTGCACAATTATTCGGTAAGGCTTTTTCGCTAGATGATAGTGCTAGGTTAGATAATGCCTCCTTACCTGCTGGTTGGGAGCCTGATTCTAAGATTTTTCCAGAGTCTGCAGAGCGTTGGTCAGCATGGGAAAGTAGCCCAAAGCAAAAGCAGTTGCCCGATAAGAGTCGCTTAATTTTTAACAATTTAATCTGTAAAGCTGCAGATATTTTGCAGGCAGATTGCCTCACTTCATCTAATGTAGATACGACTTTATTACGCTTTTTTGATCTCCTTGAAGCGATTGCCCGTCGCAGTGCCTACTTATCTATTTTGTCTGAATACCCTCAAGCGCTAGTTAATGTGTTGGCCTTATTGAGGGACTCTCAATGGGGCGCAGAGTATTTAACAAGACACCCCCATTTACTTGATTACTTGCTGAACTCGCGAACTGAGAAAGCATTAATTGAGGATCCTGAACAATATTGGCATGAGGTCAAGAAGACGCTAGATATGCGCCTAGATGATGTGATGCGTGATGGCGATGGCTCTGAGCAAGCGATGGATATTTTGCGCATTACCCATCACACGGAAACTTTCATTACCTTATTAGCTGATTTAGGCATTGGCGTAGATCAGGCTTTAACTGTAGAAAAGGTCAGCGATCATTTATCGGCGCTAGCCGATTTAATGCTACAAACCACCTTTGAGCGGGTTTGGCCCAGTGTTGCCAAAAAGTTTGACGTATCAGAATCAGTAGCTCCGCCGTTTGCTGTGATTTCCTATGGAAAACTTGGCGGTAAGGAGTTGGGTTATGCCTCTGACTTAGATTTGGTATTTTTGTATCAGGCTGAGGAGGCGGATTACGCAGCTCAGGAAGTCTATGCCTTGCTAGCCAAAAGAATGATTAATTGGCTCACTGCTTATACCTCGGCGGGAAGTTTATTTGAAATCGATACCCGGTTACGCCCCAACGGCTCAGCAGGATTCTTGGTTACTAATGCAGATGCTTTTAAAAAGTATCAAATGCGTGAAGGTGATAATGCTGCCTGGGTTTGGGAGCATCAGGCGCTGACTCGCGCTAGATTCTCATCAGGCAATCAGGTGGTTGGTGTGTTTTTTGACGCGGTGCGCTGCGAAGTATTGAGTCAAAAGCGAGACATTGATCAGCTTCGTTCAGAGATTTTAGAAATGCGCCGCAAGGTTCATGCTGGGCATCCCAATCCCAGTGCAAGCTTTGATTTAAAGCATGATGCTGGTGGTATGGTGGATATTGAATTCATCGTCCAGTTTTTGGTATTAGCTTATTCCCACGAGCATCCACAACTGATTGGTAATTTAGGTAACATCGCCTTACTTCGCATTGCCCAAGAGCTTGGCTTAATTAGTGCACAGTCTGCACTTCAAGTTGGCGATGCCTATCGTTTATTAAGGGCTAGACAACATCGCTTACGCCTTGATGGCGCAGAAAAGACCCGAGTAAATTTAGATGCTGAAATACAGCTCTTAGAGGCAAGACAATCTGTTCTGAAGCTCTGGCAAGAAATCTTTCATGCTCCTTCGAATGTCCCAGAAGCAATCTAA
- the hrcA gene encoding heat-inducible transcriptional repressor HrcA — MDDRSRALLKTLIERYIEEGQPIGSRTLSRFSGLDLSAATIRNVMADLEDMGLVTSPHTSAGRIPTPRGYRLFVDTMVTVRPLEEIAAREVEKGLLPDSPQRVLNSAAQILSNLTHFAGVVMTPKRAQVFKHIEFLRLGEGKILLIMVTPEGDVQNRILPTTQDYTPSQLIEAGNYINSQFAGKSFAQVRAHLVSDLDNLRSDISGLMALALHSGVSDYGMGQGDMLLSGERRLLNVGDLSTNLDKLRKMFDMLEQKSVLMQLLDVSSHADGIQIFIGGESDLLPYEDLAVISAPYSVDGQIVGTLGVIGPTRMAYDRVIPIVDITSKLLSGALSS; from the coding sequence ATGGATGATCGTTCTCGCGCCTTACTTAAAACACTCATCGAGCGCTATATCGAGGAGGGCCAGCCTATTGGCTCGCGTACCCTCTCCCGATTCTCAGGTTTGGATCTATCGGCAGCCACTATCCGCAATGTGATGGCTGACTTAGAGGATATGGGCTTGGTAACCAGCCCCCATACCTCAGCTGGTCGCATCCCCACCCCTAGAGGCTATCGCCTGTTTGTCGATACGATGGTGACGGTACGCCCTTTAGAAGAAATCGCTGCCCGTGAGGTAGAAAAAGGACTTTTGCCAGATTCACCTCAGAGGGTCCTGAACTCTGCGGCGCAAATTTTGTCTAATCTGACTCACTTTGCCGGGGTAGTGATGACTCCTAAGCGGGCGCAGGTATTTAAGCATATTGAGTTTTTGCGCCTTGGTGAGGGCAAGATTTTGCTGATTATGGTCACCCCAGAAGGGGATGTGCAGAACCGTATTCTGCCAACTACCCAAGATTACACCCCAAGTCAGTTAATTGAGGCGGGCAATTACATCAACAGCCAATTTGCTGGTAAAAGTTTTGCGCAGGTTCGTGCGCACCTAGTATCGGATTTGGATAATCTACGTAGTGATATCTCTGGATTAATGGCCTTGGCTTTACATAGTGGCGTAAGTGATTACGGTATGGGCCAAGGGGATATGCTCCTGTCCGGTGAGAGGCGCTTACTCAATGTGGGCGATCTCAGCACCAATTTGGATAAGCTTCGTAAGATGTTTGACATGCTTGAACAAAAATCAGTGCTAATGCAGTTGCTCGATGTTTCAAGTCATGCCGATGGTATCCAGATTTTTATTGGTGGCGAAAGTGACTTGTTGCCCTATGAAGACTTAGCAGTCATCAGTGCGCCCTATAGTGTTGATGGCCAGATTGTAGGCACTTTGGGTGTAATTGGACCAACCCGGATGGCATACGATCGCGTTATTCCAATTGTCGACATTACTTCTAAATTGTTGTCTGGTGCGTTGAGCTCTTAG